The following coding sequences are from one Vicugna pacos chromosome 19, VicPac4, whole genome shotgun sequence window:
- the LOC102545723 gene encoding eukaryotic translation initiation factor 1A, Y-chromosomal-like — MPKNKGKGGKNRRRGKNENKSEKRELVFKADGQEYAQVIKMLGNGRLEALCFDGVKMLCHIRGKLRKKVWVNTSDIILVGLRDYQDNKADVILKYNADEARSLKAYGELTEHANVNETDTFGPGDDDEIQFDDIGDEDEDIDDI, encoded by the coding sequence ATGCCCAAGAATAAAGGGAAAGGAGGTAAAAATAGACGCAGAGGTAAGAAtgagaataaatctgaaaaaagagAGCTGGTGTTCAAAGCAGATGGGCAAGAGTATGCTCAAGTAATCAAAATGTTGGGAAATGGACGATTAGAAGCGTTGTGTTTTGATGGTGTAAAGATGTTATGTCACATCAGAGGGAAATTGAGAAAAAAGGTTTGGGTAAATACCTCAGACATTATATTGGTTGGTCTGCGAGACTACCAGGATAATAAAgctgatgtaattttaaaatacaatgcagatgaggctagaagtctgaaggCATATGGCGAACTTACAGAACATGCTAACGTCAATGAAACTGATACATTTGGCCCTGGAGATGATGATGAAATCCAATTTGATGACATTGGAGATGAAGATGAAGACATTGATGACATCTAA